The Synchiropus splendidus isolate RoL2022-P1 chromosome 1, RoL_Sspl_1.0, whole genome shotgun sequence genome includes a window with the following:
- the enc3 gene encoding ectodermal-neural cortex 3: protein MSVSNHENRKSRTSSGSMNIHLFHKTSHADSLLTQLNLLRKRKVFTDVVLKAGNRAFPCHRAVLASCSRYFEAMFNGGLRESRDAEVNFHDSLHPEVLELLLDYAYSARVIINEENAESLLEAGDMLQFHDIRDAASEFLEKNLHQSNCLGMMLLSDAHQCQRLYELSWRMCLANFATLYRTEDFLNLPKDKVQELILSEELEVEDESLVYEAVIDWVKADMEQRHGELPELLRCVRLALLPETYLLKNVASEELVMCHKVGREIVEDAVSCKMRILQNDGIVTGFCARPRKVSQALLLLGGQTFMCDKIYMIDNNTKEIIPKTDIPSPRKECSACAIGCKVYVTGGRGSENGASKDVWVYDTLHDEWSKAAPMLVARFGHGSAELDHMLYVVGGHTSLAGSFPASPSVSLKQVEQYDPQTNKWTLVAPLREGVSNAAVVGAKNKLFAFGGTSVNRDKYPKVQCFDPCQNRWSVPAACPQLWRYTAAAVVGNNVVVIGGDTEFSASSAYRFNSETYQWSKFGDVTAKRISCHAVASGNRLYVVGGYFGAQRCKTLDCYDPSSDSWDSVTSVPYSLIPTAFVSTWKYLSA, encoded by the exons ATGTCCGTCAGCAACCACGAAAACCGAAAGTCGCGCACAAGCTCTGGCTCCATGAATATTCACCTCTTCCACAAGACGTCTCACGCCGACAGCCTGTTGACGCAGCTGAACCTGCTGCGGAAACGCAAAGTCTTCACAGATGTGGTGTTGAAGGCTGGGAACCGGGCCTTCCCCTGCCACCGGGCGGTCCTGGCCTCTTGTAGTCGATATTTTGAGGCCATGTTCAATGGAGGTCTGAGGGAGAGTCGCGACGCCGAGGTCAACTTTCACGACTCGCTCCACCCTGAGGTTCTGGAGCTTCTGCTGGACTATGCCTACTCAGCCAGAGTCATCATCAACGAGGAGAACGCAGAGTCGCTACTTGAGGCTGGCGACATGCTTCAATTCCACGACATTCGAGATGCTGCCTCAGAGTTTTTGGAAAAGAACCTTCATCAGTCCAACTGTTTGGGGATGATGTTGCTATCTGACGCTCACCAGTGTCAGAGGCTGTATGAGCTGTCGTGGCGGATGTGTTTAGCTAACTTTGCCACACTGTACAGAACAGAGGACTTCCTGAACCTTCCCAAAGACAAAGTTCAGGAGCTGATTCTCAGTGAGGAGCTGGAGGTAGAGGACGAGAGTCTGGTGTATGAGGCTGTCATCGACTGGGTCAAGGCGGACATGGAGCAGCGACACGGCGAGCTGCCGGAGCTGTTACGATGTGTCCGCCTGGCGCTGCTCCCTGAGACGTACCTGCTGAAGAACGTTGCTTCTGAGGAGCTGGTCATGTGCCACAAGGTGGGGCGGGAGATTGTGGAGGACGCTGTGAGCTGTAAGATGAGGATCCTGCAGAACGACGGCATTGTTACCGGGTTTTGCGCGAGGCCGAGGAAGGTCAGCCaagccctgctgctgctgggcggGCAGACGTTCATGTGTGACAAAATCTATATGATCGACAACAACACCAAAGAGATCATCCCCAAAACAGACATCCCCAGTCCGCGGAAGGAATGTAGCGCCTGTGCCATCGGCTGCAAG GTTTACGTGACTGGTGGTCGAGGCTCAGAGAACGGCGCCTCTAAAGATGTCTGGGTCTACGACACGTTACACGACGAGTGGTCCAAAGCGGCGCCCATGTTAGTGGCCCGATTCGGACACGGTTCTGCAGAGCTGGACCACATGCTGTACGTCGTCGGAGGACACACCTCTTTAGCAGGGTCCTTCCCAGCGTCCCCGTCTGTGTCCCTCAAGCAAGTGGAGCAGTACGACCCCCAGACCAATAAATGGACCCTAGTTGCTCCCCTCAGAGAAGGAGTGAGCAACGCAGCTGTCGTGGGAGCCAAAAACAAACTCTTCGCCTTTGGTGGAACCAGTGTGAACAGAGACAAGTACCCCAAAGTCCAGTGCTTTGACCCTTGCCAGAACCGCTGGTCAGTACCTGCAGCGTGTCCACAGCTGTGGCGCTACACAGCGGCCGCGGTAGTCGGCAACAATGTGGTCGTGATAGGGGGCGACACAGAATTCTCAGCCAGCTCCGCCTACAGGTTCAACAGTGAAACGTATCAGTGGTCCAAGTTCGGCGACGTGACGGCAAAGAGGATCAGCTGCCACGCGGTGGCATCAGGAAACAGACTGTATGTAGTTGGTGGCTACTTTGGGGCGCAGAGGTGTAAGACACTGGACTGCTATGACCCATCATCGGATTCCTGGGACAGCGTGACCAGCGTGCCATACTCCCTCATCCCCACGGCCTTTGTCAGCACATGGAAGTACCTCTCTGCCTAG